GCTGACGGTCAAAACGATATCAACTTTTTCCTTTCCGCCTCAGGAGTTCAAATGGACAGTCGGACTACTATTTACGGTGACGATCTCGCGTGGAACGCCGTATGGGAGAGGGCCGTTGAAATGACCGACTACGGCTGGAGTGCCGAATTCAAGATTCCCTACTACGCCCTGAGGATTCCAGAAACAGATGTGCTATGGGGGTTGAACATGGGCCGTTACGTTCGCCGCACAAGCAAACTGTATACATGGAATTTCATCGACAAATCATTCGGCACCTACGAACAACAAAATGGCCGCATCGAAGGGATCAGTAATATAGAACCTCAGGTTCGACTAAGCCTCATGCCGTACGTCTCCGGTTACCTCAACAATTACGACGGGTAAGCGAGTACCGACTACAATGCTGGATTAGACCTCAAGTACGGAATCAATAATGCCTTCACCTTGGACATGACCCTGGTCCCTGACTTTGGACAAGCTAAGCTCGACAACCAAGTACTGAATCTCTCAACTTTCGAAGTTCGATTTCAAGAAAACCGACAATTCTTTACAGAGGGAACCGAACTCTTTTCAAAAGGTGATTTCTTCTATTCCAGACGTGTCGGCGGTGTTCCATACGATGTTGGCAAGCTAGGCGCAATTGCTGATTATACGGGCGAAACAGTAGTGTCAAATCCCCTCCGGGCACGGGTGATCAATGCTACTAAGGTATCTGGACGGAACGCCCAAAAGCTCGGCGTTGGAGTCTTCAACGGAATCACGATTAATACATGGGCAACCCTCGAAGATTCGTTAGCTAATCAACGGGATGTACTCACCAACCCCACTTCAAATTACAATATGCTCGTTTTGGATCAGCTATACGGAGATAACAACTA
This sequence is a window from Flavobacteriales bacterium. Protein-coding genes within it:
- a CDS encoding carbohydrate binding family 9 domain-containing protein, with the translated sequence MKWSALFLVLAVSLYVFAQSGEQKRIQAVRVDSPPKIDGDISDAIWLSAPIATGFTELDPDNGAPPAAGMETEVRILCDDDALYFSFKNFDIQPDSVLRELGSRDSQNKNADYVAVWLNLYADGQNDINFFLSASGVQMDSRTTIYGDDLAWNAVWERAVEMTDYGWSAEFKIPYYALRIPETDVLWGLNMGRYVRRTSKLYTWNFIDKSFGTYEQQNGRIEGISNIEPQVRLSLMPYVSGYLNNYDG